A window of Kineococcus sp. NBC_00420 genomic DNA:
CCATCGTGCCGTGGAACTCACCGCTGCTCATGGCGAGCATGAAACTGGCCCCCGCGCTGGCTGCCGGCTGCACCGTGGTCCTCAAACCCGCCGAGAACACCCCGCTCACCGCGGTGCGCCTCGCGGAGCTCGTCGTCGAGGCCGGGTTCCCGGCCGGCGTCGTCAACGTCCTCACCGGCTACGGCCACGAGACGGGCCAGGCGCTGGCCGGGCACCCCGGCGTCGACAAGGTGGCCTTCACCGGGTCCACCGCCGTCGGCAAGCGGTTGCTCCGTGCGGCCGAGGGGAACCTCAAACGCCTCACCCTGGAACTCGGCGGCAAATCACCCGCCATCGTGCTGCCCGACGCCGACCTCACCGAGGCGGTCGAGGGGATCTCCCGCGGCATCTTCGACAACGGCGGCCAGGTCTGCGTCGCGAGTTCCCGGGTCTACGCCCACCGCGACGTGCACGACCGGCTCGTCGAGGGGATGGCCGCGTTCGGCCGGGGGTTGCGGCTGGGGCACGGCCTCGACCCCGAGGCCGACCTCGGGCCGCTGGTCAGCACCGCCCAGGCCGAACGCGTCGAGGGCTACCTGCGCGAGGACGGTCTCGAGGTCGTCAGCGGCGGACGGCGCAGCGGCGAGCTCGGGACGTTCGTGGAACCCACCGTCGTGACCGGGGTCGCGCAGGACCACCGGATCGTGCGCGAGGAGGTCTTCGGGCCCGTCGTCACCGTCACGCCCTACGACGACCTCGACGAGGTCCTCGCCTGGGCCAACGACAGCCGCTACGGCCTCGCCGCCAGCGTGTGGACGCAGGGTTTCAGCTCCGCGCACCGGGTGGCGCACCGGATCCGGTCCGGGACGGTGTGGATCAACTGCCACTCCTACCTCGGCCCCGAACTGCCCAAGGGTGGGCACAAGGAGTCCGGCTGGGGGTACGAGAACGGGCCGCAGGGCCTGGAGAACTACCTGGAGACCAAGACCGTGGTGGGGCTGCTGTGACCCCGGGACGCAAGCGCATCGCCCTCGGGGTGTTCGAGATGATCAACCCCAGCAACGGCATGCCGACCTGGACCCACCCGGGCGGTCGCGGTGACGACTGGGACGACCTGGGCTACTGGATCCGGCTCGCCCGGACGCTGGACCGCGCGGGGTTCGACTTCCTCTTCTTCGCCGACACCTACGGCTACCCCACGATCGGGGGATCGCTGCCCGTGGAGGTCGCGGCGCACGGCCTGCAGTTCCCCGCGCTCGACGCCATGCTCGCGATCCCGGCGCTGGCGACGGCGACGGAGCGGCTGGGTTTCGTGGTGACCTCCCCGACGACGGTCGAGCACCCCTACGCGACGGCCCGACGGTTCGCGTCGCTGGACCACTACACCCGCGGACGGATCGGCTGGAACGTCGTGACCGGCTCGTCGCAGTCCACGACGGACGGGTTGTTCGGCGTGGCCGCGTCGGGGACGCACGACTCGCGCTACGACGTCGCCGACGAGTTCGTCGACGTGTGCCTGCAGTTGTGGCAGGGCGGCTGGGAGGACGGTGCGGAACTGCGGGACCGTGGCGCCAACGTGTACGCCGACCCGGCCCGGCTGCACCGCACCGAGCACTCCGGGAACGCGTTCCGGGTGTCGGGGCAGTTCGCCGTCGCCCCCTCCGCGCAGCGCACCCCCGTCCTGTTCCAGGCCGGGACCTCGGCCCGCGGCCGGGCGTTCGCCGCGCGCAACGCCGAGGCCGTCCTCATCCAGGGCCAGACGATCGCGCAGGCCGGGGCGCACGTCGCCGACATCCGCGCCCAGGCCGTCCGGCACGGGCGGCGGCCCGACGACGTGAAGGTCATCACCGGGGTGACCGTGACCGTGGCGGAGAACCCCGCCGCCGCGCGGGAGAAGCGCGCCGAGCTCGACGCCTGCTTCGCCGTGCGGGACGCGGCCGTGGTGTTCGCCGGTTTCACCGGCCTCGACCTCCGCGAGGTCGACCCCACGACCCCGCTGACGGCGTTGCCGCCCAGCGACTCCGGGCAGACCCTGGTCAACCGCTTCGTCCGGCCCGGCGAACCCGTCCCGACCGTCGGGCACGTCCTCGACGACTTCCGGCGCAAGGCGATCCGGGGGTTCCAGGTCACCGGTTCCCCCCCGGAGGTCGCCGACGAGCTGACCGCCATCGTCACCGGCAGCGACGTCGACGGGTTGATGCTCGAACCGACGTTCGGCGGCCAGGAGTGCTACGAGGAGTTCATCGAGCTCGTCCAGCCGTTGCTGCGCGACCGCGGTCTGCTCGGCGAGTCTTCCGGCCCCACGACGACAGGAGCCTCCGGCCCCACGACGACAGGAGCCTCCGGCCCCACGACGACAGGAGCCT
This region includes:
- a CDS encoding aldehyde dehydrogenase family protein — encoded protein: MTVPAPGTRTREFLDRSPHGLLIDGAFWPAADGRTFSTTDPATGAVLGELARAGAGDVDAAVAAARTALEGPAWTGTTPAERAKLLWRLADLLEADLEQLAELEVLDQGKNLRTARFGEVPAAINQFRYYSGWATKILGQTIPTSLSRTPVGREVLAYTRREPVGVVAAIVPWNSPLLMASMKLAPALAAGCTVVLKPAENTPLTAVRLAELVVEAGFPAGVVNVLTGYGHETGQALAGHPGVDKVAFTGSTAVGKRLLRAAEGNLKRLTLELGGKSPAIVLPDADLTEAVEGISRGIFDNGGQVCVASSRVYAHRDVHDRLVEGMAAFGRGLRLGHGLDPEADLGPLVSTAQAERVEGYLREDGLEVVSGGRRSGELGTFVEPTVVTGVAQDHRIVREEVFGPVVTVTPYDDLDEVLAWANDSRYGLAASVWTQGFSSAHRVAHRIRSGTVWINCHSYLGPELPKGGHKESGWGYENGPQGLENYLETKTVVGLL
- a CDS encoding NtaA/DmoA family FMN-dependent monooxygenase (This protein belongs to a clade of FMN-dependent monooxygenases, within a broader family of flavin-dependent oxidoreductases, the luciferase-like monooxygenase (LMM) family, some of whose members use coenzyme F420 rather than FMN.), whose translation is MTPGRKRIALGVFEMINPSNGMPTWTHPGGRGDDWDDLGYWIRLARTLDRAGFDFLFFADTYGYPTIGGSLPVEVAAHGLQFPALDAMLAIPALATATERLGFVVTSPTTVEHPYATARRFASLDHYTRGRIGWNVVTGSSQSTTDGLFGVAASGTHDSRYDVADEFVDVCLQLWQGGWEDGAELRDRGANVYADPARLHRTEHSGNAFRVSGQFAVAPSAQRTPVLFQAGTSARGRAFAARNAEAVLIQGQTIAQAGAHVADIRAQAVRHGRRPDDVKVITGVTVTVAENPAAAREKRAELDACFAVRDAAVVFAGFTGLDLREVDPTTPLTALPPSDSGQTLVNRFVRPGEPVPTVGHVLDDFRRKAIRGFQVTGSPPEVADELTAIVTGSDVDGLMLEPTFGGQECYEEFIELVQPLLRDRGLLGESSGPTTTGASGPTTTGASGPTTTGASGPTLRERLSGRPGGRLAPTHPGSRFSVPGPAKIEETSV